In Macadamia integrifolia cultivar HAES 741 chromosome 5, SCU_Mint_v3, whole genome shotgun sequence, a single window of DNA contains:
- the LOC122078346 gene encoding uncharacterized protein LOC122078346, producing the protein MEHFDSQGSFSTSRDEKVEPIELLEENWFFNNLFHRRRSMVRCASDPTPLCSSSTEMAVRSPGGDKRSSSITEVAMDDYCAVSSNFLRTPSLPTCIGKPQPAEMDQSNQQTLASTSEFLLPQGTSKSMMQGTSVGRHRVHKESKADSPNKDIENPYDKESYSVTELWNDALEEGRRGSRRFMGQASLNPSRVLTLQHNSKTITPSPYIQRYRTPRREIKEDNESHHSCSSGDMSRTLSRWKTMSDLEIEELQGFMDLGFKFNKEDLNPSVVNIIPGLKVRSEANWDEDKVSRPYLSEAWLVKRSAPLMPNWVDRRSAGDMKEQLKFWAQAVASNVRQEC; encoded by the exons ATGGAACATTTTGATTCTCAAGGGTCTTTTTCTACTTCTAGAGATGAAAAGGTTGAACCCATTGAGCTGTTGGAAGAAAACTGGTTTTTTAATAACTTGTTTCATAGAAGGAGAAGCATGGTTAGATGTGCTTCTGATCCTACCCCTTTGTGCAGTAGCTCGACAGAGATGGCTGTTAGGAGCCCTGGTGGTGACAAGAGGTCCTCGTCCATAACTGAAGTGGCTATGGATGATTATTGTGCCGTCTCTAGTAATTTTCTTCGAACACCATCGTTGCCAACTTGTATAGGGAAGCCTCAACCAGCTGAAATGGATCAAAGCAACCAACAAACATTAGCTAGCACTTCAGAGTTCTTACTGCCTCAAGGAACCTCCAAG AGCATGATGCAGGGCACTAGTGTTGGGAGGCATAGAGTGCATAAGGAATCAAAGGCTGATAGTCCAAATAAGGATATTGAGAACCCATATGATAAAGAATCTTATTCAGTGACTGAACTTTGGAATGATGCTCTGGAAGAAGGCCGGCGTGGATCCAGAAGATTTATGGGGCAGGCATCGCTTAACCCTTCAAGAGTCTTGACATTGCAGCATAACTCTAAG ACAATCACACCAAGTCCTTACATTCAAAGGTACCGTACGCCGCGAAGAGAAATAAAGGAAGACAATGAGAGTCACCATTCTTGTTCAAGTGGAGACATGAGTAGGACTCTAAGTCGCTGGAAGACAATGAGTGATCTTGAGATTGAGGAATTACAAGGTTTCATGGACTTGGGTTTCAAATTCAACAAGGAAGACCTGAACCCAAGTGTGGTGAACATAATTCCTGGACTGAAAGTAAGGAGTGAAGCAAACTGGGATGAAGACAAGGTGAGTAGACCTTATCTGTCTGAAGCATGGCTTGTAAAAAGATCAGCTCCTCTAATGCCCAATTGGGTTGATAGGAGATCAGCAGGAGACATGAAGGAACAACTCAAATTTTGGGCACAGGCTGTGGCATCTAATGTGCGTCAGGAATGCTAA